The Silene latifolia isolate original U9 population chromosome X, ASM4854445v1, whole genome shotgun sequence genome contains the following window.
CAAAAATTTTTTTTCGTAAAAAAAATTCGTGCTTACATGAAGAAAAATCAGGTCAATGTTTTGCCCCAAAGACCACTCAATTGTAGATGTTACCAATGGATAGGATATGAGGGAGTATATGAGTAAGTCGGGCTTTGGACAAAATTTCCGTTTTATCTTTAAAACGGATCTCAATATTACCACAATGtaagatcttttttttttttttttttttttggcttaatttcagctcatttcagttcaattaagctccattcagttcagctcgGCTCTTTTTAACCGAAAAGAACATGACATTAATAAGGACAAAACGGATCGTATGTATTATATAACCACCGTATTGTGTAAGAAcagttttataataataataataataataataataataataataataagaagaagaagaagaagaagaagggctgagcaaaaaatccgattatccaaaccgatccgaatttttggatatccgatccgaaagttaaatttggtttggatatctgatccgaaatatttggttttggttttgatatggatattagaattaaatattTGGATATCTTATctgatccgaaactatagttaTCTAGTATAATTTCGggtaaataaaattttatttggtaccacaacttaattaatgtttaaaatattagagaaatatctaaCTGATACTTAATTTTATGTTGAGAATATCGGAgtaagaatactaaagaaaatcatcatgtaagactatgaatataatcgtgtttcaaacttaattttaaaataaattcaaaagtattgatatccgcatccgatccgattattttggatatccgaacattggatatccgaaacatttggtttcGATAGTATATCTAATTTCAGGATTTCTAATATgaatatccgatccgaactagcactttggatcagATATCCGATCCATAATCCGTCCTATTGATAATAATTCACTAACTTTTTATAGTGAgtaaaattaaagaaatactTTTTGCAGATgtaaaattattgtgagtaaaattaaaCAAAATAGGGTGAGATGAAGTGGTTCATGCAGATGTAGAATGTTTCTGCAGGCGAGTAGAAAGCCATGAACTACTGCACTGATGTTTTCTCTCAATTTCCACTACTCACATCACATGGTTACTACACTTTATGTCTGGTTGTTGAAAGGCTAAAAACCAATGGCAAGCAAACTAAACAACCCACCTGGCCCATTATTTGTACCCGTTTTCCATTTATGgctaagcatatgaataaatttCTTTTTAGCATCTCCCATTTTGGTAAAGAGACCCTTAAAATTCGACACGTCAAAGTCATTTGCCACTTGACACGGTCCCATTCAATTAGATTATTGGACGAACAGTCGTCTCATTATCGACGCACTATCAGTACTCACTTTCATTTGTGAGaaggacactatccgtctatataatgagaatttgtgttggaCGAATTACAATTAATTATGTTGGAAAGCTTTAGTTAATGAAAAAGCAGGCTTGTTAAGTTGTCCTATTACTGTttcttttgagtgaaattgttgTCTTAATTAAACTGTTTTGGGTGGCTTATTAGTTGACGTCCATACTCTTATTATTTTATCATAAATGTTTGCTTAAGACGGACAAAAGTAGAATATATTCATGTGGAATGGATGGGACAAAAGCAGAATGCTTTGAAAAAGGTTAAAAAGTTTTGTCGTATATATCCATGTGGGGAGATATTTAACCCGtctcaaatttaaaacaatagtACCCGTCTAAAAGAGGAatttttgttattttattacGTAAGCGTGAATAAAGCAACATAGCTTAAGACTCAGCTTTCCTTAATTAATTAGATCAACATATTAAAGGGGCCGGGTAGTTGTTGATTGTACGGCGAACACTAATCTGGCCAATTAATTCAACTGTGGGGTCAACGGTCCATCTTACCCGAGTAATTAGAGTATCTAATTAGCACTTAAGCAGTTCTGTTTTAATGGTCTTAAAggtattaatttatttgattctttacgtttgattaaaatattttTTATTAAAAATTCCTCGTAAAGAATCAGATTAGATGGAGTACTTACTCCGAATGAAAGTATTTTGGGTTGGGTATCGAGTTTTCGTAGAATTTCACTAGTTTTACAGAACAGATTTGGATAGAGTATAGATCAAAAATACGGAATGTATCATTTCGGGACTACTCTAGGACTTCTtacattttcaatttttcatgTTGTATTGGAGTAGTTCATTTTACAAATGACTAAGAATGACACTCGATAATGTCTAATTAAATGGATCGGAGTAGTTCATTTTACAAATGCTCTGGAAATATTTGAATATGTTGCAAGGAAAATTGGCACATACTACAGTTCATTTTACAAATGCTCGGAACGCCAAAAAATTGTGAATCAAAGTCGTAAATACAACGAAATTAATTCAATTGATTCAACATTTGGGAAAGTCTTTAGGAGGTGGTAGTAGAGTTTCATTTGGCCCTACTCCATTTTCCACCAAGAATGCCATCTTCAATCCCCATGTTGTGTGTATTTCCAAATGACAATGTAAGAACCATACTCCTGCACACAATAACCAATAAAATGTCCATGCCTTTATTATAAAGGGAAAGTTAAGACGTTCTATTCACCTGATAGCGTCTGTTTGGATATTTTTATTTTTCTGGTTGGCTCTGAAAATTATATTTTGTGTTTCGGaacattattttttttatttattggcATTTTTTAGACATCAGTGGAAATTTTATGTTTTAAATTTACCTGGATTATCCGCTCTGAACCTGATAGACGTCCATCCACCAGAAGGTACACCAACCGTGTTCCTCTCAACAGGATCGACAAGATTGAATTTCTTTGAATCTTTCTTAGGATTGTAGTTACCCGAACCTTTCCCAACAACAAAGAAATTAAATCCATGCAAATGGAACGGATGATTTTCCGGGGTTAACATGGCGGTATCTTGCAACACCAATTGTACCGTAGCATTGTAAGGAAGTTTGTACACTCTAGTCCCTTTTGTAGTCTGAAAATTACTAACTTGATTGCCCGTATAATTAAACGGAACTGGAGGATTAGCTGGAAAATCCGCTGTGAAAACCCCGCTAGTGTTGAAATAATGAGCTTGTAATAGAGATACTGTAGGCATAACAAAGGTGACATTGTTGATATCAGCCACAACTCTAGACCCATTTACGCAAGTTGAGCAAGGGTTTACTCCTAACCCGACTGCGAAAAGTAGAGAATGATCAACACTTTGTGGGACCCTAACAGGGTACTCCTTAGAGTTAAGGCCTCTAAGAGAACTACTGAAGGTATCAGCTACTTGAGTAGCATTGATGGGAGGTGGGGCGGTCAGGGTTGTTGTTAGGACGGAGGGTGAGTTGGTCAAGTAACGGACGGTGGCTAATCCGGTGGCGTTATCCACTGATATAGGTGCATCCATGAAGGGTGAAACAACTACTAAATATTTTCCTGTAGATTTATTATTTGCTTCGAGGATGACATTTGTTGTTTGTCCAGGGGCTATGACAATGGCATCGGTTTTGAAGGGTTTTACGTATGTTGCGTCGACTTCTACAACTGTGAGATGATGGCCTGCTATTTTGAAGAAGAGTTCTTCGTTGAGTGCAGCATTGATGATGCGAAGCATGTATTTCTTCCCTGGTTCTACGGGTAAGTTGAACAACTCTGCATCGAAAGATAAAAACGGAATTTTATGCTTAAAAAAGGGTTCATTAATGATGGATGGTATGAATAGTAAGAATGCTGTAGATTTACTTTGTGAATTACAACCCTGAACCGGCCCTGGATATCCGTTAATTGTATGAGCATCAGAGACGTTAGACGCTAAGCCGGATTTCAAAGCTTGGTTGATCACAGCTTCAACATCTGATTTCCACCATTCACCTATCATCCATTACATCAGAAACCATATATTAATCCAATGTAAATTGCCAATAATATGATAGTTTTGTCACTTAAATGCAACAAGAAGAAATTTACAGTAGGTAGGATTTGAAAAGTGTAAAAGAGAGGTCCAAAACTCTCTAATGTCAACCTGTGTTACCCCGACTCTCTGACACGTGTCGAGTGTTAGATACGGCTATTTTGtcccaacttttcaattttttggtCTTAAATGAATTGTTGAAATGTCGTGTCAGTGTCGGACAAGGCCCAGACAACAAACCATGAACCCTCATAAAAGTTTGAATCTTTACCTAAGACGACGACCGCTTCCTTGTGGGGTTTGGGGAAAGGATAAGGAACGCCGAGCTTGGGTAAAATGACAATGGCACCATGGACTGTGGCTCTGAGCCAGAGGATATGAGCATGCCACAGAAGTGTTCCTCTTTGGCCTGTTAGAGTGAAATTGTACAAGTATGTTTGTCCTGGCTGTATTGGGCATTGTGTTATGTATGCTGGCCCATCGGACCATCCTGTCCTTATCTGTCTCACTCCATGCCTGGCCCAATATGATTTTAACGAGTTAGGATATCCGACAACAAAAATTACTGCGTATCTAGTATAGTCTCGTAAACTTTTTAGTTTTCAGTAACAGTCTCGTAAACTATTTAGACTTTCCTTTTTAAGTACCCTTAGG
Protein-coding sequences here:
- the LOC141621222 gene encoding laccase-4-like, which translates into the protein MAIPIVDRALIVVVLCLFSAMLIECRVRHYKFNVVLKNTTRLCATKPIVTVNGQFPGPTIVAREDDTILVKVVNHVKYNVSIHWHGVRQIRTGWSDGPAYITQCPIQPGQTYLYNFTLTGQRGTLLWHAHILWLRATVHGAIVILPKLGVPYPFPKPHKEAVVVLGEWWKSDVEAVINQALKSGLASNVSDAHTINGYPGPVQGCNSQKLFNLPVEPGKKYMLRIINAALNEELFFKIAGHHLTVVEVDATYVKPFKTDAIVIAPGQTTNVILEANNKSTGKYLVVVSPFMDAPISVDNATGLATVRYLTNSPSVLTTTLTAPPPINATQVADTFSSSLRGLNSKEYPVRVPQSVDHSLLFAVGLGVNPCSTCVNGSRVVADINNVTFVMPTVSLLQAHYFNTSGVFTADFPANPPVPFNYTGNQVSNFQTTKGTRVYKLPYNATVQLVLQDTAMLTPENHPFHLHGFNFFVVGKGSGNYNPKKDSKKFNLVDPVERNTVGVPSGGWTSIRFRADNPGVWFLHCHLEIHTTWGLKMAFLVENGVGPNETLLPPPKDFPKC